The following are encoded together in the Cynocephalus volans isolate mCynVol1 chromosome 4, mCynVol1.pri, whole genome shotgun sequence genome:
- the PTH gene encoding parathyroid hormone, giving the protein MGVCMYCFDPIDKRQIIGSDIISNNKKASLVKMMSAKDMTKVMIVMFAISFLTKSDGKPIKKRSVSEIELMHNLRKHLNSMERLEWLRKKLQDVHNFIPIGALLPAREGGSQRPRKKEDNILVDSHQKSLGEADKADVNVLIKAKSQ; this is encoded by the exons ATGGGGGTGTGTATGTACTGCTTTGATCCTATAGATAAGAGACAGATTATTGGGAGTGATATTATCTCTAACAATAAAAAAGCTTCTCTTG TGAAGATGATGTCTGCAAAAGATATGACTAAAGTAATGATTGTCATGTTTGCAATATCTTTTCTTACTAAATCGGATGGAAAACCTATTAA gaagagatctgtgaGTGAAATAGAGCTTATGCACAACCTGCGCAAACATCTGAACTCAATGGAGAGGTTGGAATGGTTGCGTAAGAAGCTGCAGGATGTGCACAATTTTATTCCCATTGGAGCTCTTCTACCTGCCAGAGAAGGTGGTTCCCAGAGGCCCCGAAAAAAGGAGGACAATATCTTGGTTGACAGCCATCAAAAAAGTCTTGGAGAGGCAGACAAAGCTGATGTGAATGTATTAATTAAAGCTAAATCCCAATGA